AAATTAGCGACTTCCAATCTAACATGAGCGTTTCTTAATGAACAGTTGTATCTGATAATCCCACTGCAATATTCCAGTCACAATAATGTTATGAAGAACAAAATCTGGACACACATCGTATTCCGTCTTTGCCCTTTCAAGTAAATTTTGTAATACAGCATTCTTATTCTCTTCGGTACAAATTGCACACAGATAGTCCCCTTCTGGTAGCACAGTCAGCCCCTCTAAAGACGGATATTTCAAGCAAACAGCAAATAATCGTGTTATTCCTTCAGTCGTGAACATTCCTGCCATATCTTCAAACAGAAATTCTGAATGCAGAGACGTTTCAATTTGTTGATAGAAATGTCTGTGGTAATCCCATAAATTCTTAAGTGTGGGGCTTTCCATTTTATTTGAAAGCATAATTACCCTTTCCTCTATGTGTCTGACAAAGTAATTTTCACTTTGACTATAACCGTCGTGGAACTT
This Paenibacillus sp. FSL R5-0345 DNA region includes the following protein-coding sequences:
- a CDS encoding MerR family transcriptional regulator, whose protein sequence is MNNYFTIKQAAEIVEMTTETLRHYDRIGLVKPCHKDEMSGYRYYSEQELVKLQTIELLKAMDLTLMDIKDILQQNDLSKVIAFLKQAEKRADDKIARLQYAKSKIKRAYLHYENKFHDGYSQSENYFVRHIEERVIMLSNKMESPTLKNLWDYHRHFYQQIETSLHSEFLFEDMAGMFTTEGITRLFAVCLKYPSLEGLTVLPEGDYLCAICTEENKNAVLQNLLERAKTEYDVCPDFVLHNIIVTGILQWDYQIQLFIKKRSC